The nucleotide window TGAGACGGTTCAACGGGTCCTCTGCCGGCTCCGAAGGGGCAGTGTTCCCGCTGCTCTCGCCCGTCAACGCCGAGGCATCATCCGGTACAGCAGGACTTTCGGTGTCCACTACTTCGTTGACAGCCTGCGTGTGTACGGTGGCCGTATTGCCGGGCGACAGCTCGATGACAACCTTGTTCTCGTCGCGGTCCACGGAGACAACGGTGCCGTACAGCCCGAACGCGGTCATGACCTGGGCGCCCGGATGCATTTTTTCCTGCAGCGCTTCAGCCTTTTCCCGCATCTGGGCCTGGGCCTTCTTCTGCTTGCGGAACATCATGAAGATGAGCAGGCCGAAAATCACGAACAACGCGATGGTCATGAAGTCGATGCCACCGCCCTGCGGCTGCGCGTTGCTGGCGGTCAAGACGTTTTCGAACACAGAGTTGTTCCGTTCCTTGTTCTGGGTTGAGCCCGAGGTGGCCGGGCCCAGCGGTCTGCGCCGGCATCGCTGCAGCCTGAATGGCCCCAGGATGTGCCCGGCATCTCCACTATTCTACGCGTCGTGGCAAACCGGCGCGCATCTTCAGTTGTCGCAGAAACCCTGTTCGTCTTCGGCCAGTACCGTAAACAGGTCAGCACCAGTCCGGACCGCCGATTCCGGCATCTCGATCCCCAGATGAGCCCAGGCGGCAGCAGTCGCCACGCGTCCCCTCGGAGTCCGGCCCAGCAGACCTTCACGGACCAGGTACGGTTCCGCCACCGTTTCAACGGTCTCGGACTCCTCCCCCACGGCGATCGCCAGCGTGGACAGCCCAACAGGGCCGCCACCGAACTTGGTGACCAACGCACTGAGTACCGAGCGGTCCAGACGATCCAGCCCGCGGGCATCCACTTCATACATGTCCAGTGCGGCGGCCGCCGTCCGGGCATCGATTTCCTCCACCCCGTGGACCAGCGCCCAGTCCCGGACACGGCGCAACAACCTGTTGGCAATGCGCGGCGTCCCGCGGGAGCGACCGGCAATTTCCGCGAAACCGGCCGAATTGATCTTCAGATCGAGCAGCATTGCAGAGCGGCGAAGCACCAGTTCGAGCTCCTGGGTTGAATAGAACTCCAGGTGCCCGGTAAATCCAAAGCGGTCACGCAGCGGCCCGGGCAGCAGCCCCGCCCTCGTGGTAGCGCCGACCAAGGTGAACGGCGGCAGGTCCAGGGGGATCGCCGTAGCCCCCGCCCCCTTGCCGACGATTATGTCGACGCGGAAGTCCTCCATCGCCATATAGAGCATTTCTTCGGCGGGACGGGACATGCGGTGGATTTCATCCAGAAACAAGATCTCACCCTCTGTCAGCGAGGACAGAATGGCAGCCAGGTCGCCGGCATGCTGGATCGCCGGTCCCGAGCTGATGCGCAGCGGCGCATTCATTTCGGCAGCAATAATCATGGCCAACGTGGTTTTTCCCAGGCCTGGCGGGCCGGAGAGCAGAACATGGTCCGCCGTCCGTTCGCGAATCCGGGAGGCTTCGAGCACCAGGGAGAGCTGTTGGCGGACCCGGGCCTGGCCCACAAAATCCGAGAGGTTCTTCGGGCGCAGCGCGGATTCGATGGCCCGCTCCTCCGCTTCCCCCGCCGCCGACACCAGGGAGTCGCGGTCCGCGTCGGATGCCATTACCTGGCCCCCGCGGCTGTCCGCCGCGAACTGCCGCTGCGTACGCCGTCCTGGCCCAGGCTGCGCAGTGTCAGCCGGAGCATGTTGGCCACATCGCCCGCTGCCGCAGCTTCCGGATGCTCTGCGGCGGTGTTGTCCAGGGCCGTACCGGCGTCCTTTTCGGTCCAGCCGAGACCTTTGAGCGCTTCAAGGACCTG belongs to Arthrobacter crystallopoietes and includes:
- the yajC gene encoding preprotein translocase subunit YajC codes for the protein MFENVLTASNAQPQGGGIDFMTIALFVIFGLLIFMMFRKQKKAQAQMREKAEALQEKMHPGAQVMTAFGLYGTVVSVDRDENKVVIELSPGNTATVHTQAVNEVVDTESPAVPDDASALTGESSGNTAPSEPAEDPLNRLNEENNKDNK
- the ruvB gene encoding Holliday junction branch migration DNA helicase RuvB, which gives rise to MASDADRDSLVSAAGEAEERAIESALRPKNLSDFVGQARVRQQLSLVLEASRIRERTADHVLLSGPPGLGKTTLAMIIAAEMNAPLRISSGPAIQHAGDLAAILSSLTEGEILFLDEIHRMSRPAEEMLYMAMEDFRVDIIVGKGAGATAIPLDLPPFTLVGATTRAGLLPGPLRDRFGFTGHLEFYSTQELELVLRRSAMLLDLKINSAGFAEIAGRSRGTPRIANRLLRRVRDWALVHGVEEIDARTAAAALDMYEVDARGLDRLDRSVLSALVTKFGGGPVGLSTLAIAVGEESETVETVAEPYLVREGLLGRTPRGRVATAAAWAHLGIEMPESAVRTGADLFTVLAEDEQGFCDN